Proteins encoded together in one Candidatus Sulfotelmatobacter sp. window:
- a CDS encoding DUF3147 family protein, whose product MRVKVDASSLKQTNWRQYAIRFVFGGLITAITGMIAKKFGASIGGLFLAFPAIFPAGATLIEKTEKAKKEKHGLHGTERGREAASVDAAGSAMGSIGLLVFALLVWRLIPDHTSWLVLPGATLAWLTASVLIWKIRKDA is encoded by the coding sequence ATGCGAGTCAAGGTAGATGCGTCGTCCTTAAAGCAAACCAATTGGCGACAGTATGCGATACGCTTCGTTTTCGGTGGATTGATCACCGCGATCACCGGGATGATCGCTAAGAAATTTGGCGCCAGTATCGGCGGGCTGTTCTTAGCGTTCCCGGCGATATTTCCAGCCGGTGCGACCCTGATCGAGAAAACTGAAAAGGCCAAGAAAGAAAAGCACGGGCTTCATGGTACCGAACGCGGAAGAGAAGCAGCCAGTGTCGATGCCGCAGGTTCCGCGATGGGAAGCATCGGACTTCTAGTGTTTGCGCTGCTGGTGTGGCGCCTCATTCCGGACCACACATCGTGGCTGGTGCTTCCTGGCGCCACTTTGGCCTGGCTGACTGCCTCCGTCCTGATCTGGAAAATTCGAAAGGATGCCTAG
- a CDS encoding aldo/keto reductase yields the protein MAANYELDRRKFMRGVAMLGAAAPLLSGDGVALEAGRDRSPDIPPGTVPMKTLGRTGVQVSAMGLGGYHLGSAETDQAAAEIVAKALDYGVTFFDNAWEYHDGLSEERVGKALRGKRDRAFVMTKVCTHGRDKKLAMRMLEESLRRLQTDHLDLWQIHEVVYDNDPDLIFAADGAAEALLAAKQQGKVRFVGFTGHKDPEIHLKMLSHDFPFDTVQMPLNCCDATFRSFETQVLAEANRRGIAALGMKSLGGSGELVRHGAVTPEQGLRYAMSLPVATTISGVDSMQVLDQNLQVAVNFKSLAAADMQALREQCRPLAGDGRLELFKMTTKYDGKIGREQHHFPTVQDLPL from the coding sequence ATGGCCGCGAATTACGAGTTGGACCGCAGAAAATTTATGAGGGGCGTGGCCATGTTGGGTGCGGCGGCGCCGCTCCTGTCGGGAGACGGCGTGGCGCTGGAGGCAGGGCGAGACCGATCACCGGACATTCCACCTGGGACGGTTCCCATGAAGACACTTGGACGCACCGGAGTTCAGGTATCGGCGATGGGGCTGGGCGGCTATCACCTGGGATCGGCCGAGACCGATCAGGCCGCGGCTGAGATCGTGGCGAAGGCGTTGGACTATGGCGTCACATTTTTCGACAATGCGTGGGAATATCACGATGGGCTAAGCGAAGAACGAGTCGGAAAAGCGCTACGGGGAAAGCGCGATCGGGCTTTTGTCATGACAAAAGTCTGTACTCACGGCCGCGATAAGAAACTGGCGATGCGCATGTTAGAAGAGTCGCTTCGCCGCCTGCAAACCGATCATCTCGATCTTTGGCAGATTCACGAAGTGGTTTACGACAATGATCCGGACCTGATTTTCGCCGCGGATGGAGCGGCGGAGGCTCTGCTAGCCGCCAAGCAACAGGGAAAAGTCCGCTTCGTCGGTTTTACCGGACACAAGGATCCGGAGATCCACCTGAAAATGTTGTCGCACGATTTTCCGTTCGATACGGTTCAGATGCCGCTTAATTGTTGCGACGCTACGTTTCGCAGCTTTGAGACCCAGGTGTTAGCTGAAGCGAACCGCCGTGGTATTGCCGCGCTGGGCATGAAGAGCCTGGGAGGAAGCGGCGAACTGGTTCGTCATGGCGCAGTGACTCCGGAGCAAGGATTGCGCTACGCCATGAGTCTCCCGGTAGCTACCACAATCAGCGGCGTCGATAGTATGCAGGTGCTCGATCAAAACCTTCAGGTCGCGGTGAATTTCAAATCGTTGGCAGCGGCCGACATGCAGGCCCTGCGGGAGCAATGCCGTCCACTCGCGGGCGATGGCCGGTTGGAGCTGTTCAAGATGACGACCAAATATGATGGCAAGATAGGGCGGGAGCAGCATCACTTTCCAACAGTGCAGGACCTGCCGCTGTGA
- a CDS encoding aldo/keto reductase — MSKMFSGTIPLRNFGHSDDKISILGFGGHHLGDAPDEKTAIEIIHQAVDGGITFYDNCWEYRRGKTELWMGAGLKGRRDKVFLMTKTCPHGRDASLALAMLEESLRRLQTDHLDLWQVHGMAFDNDPELFIRKNGAAEALEKAKKDGKVRFVGFTGHQNPKVHLGMLQTGFPFDAVQMPLNAFDANFRSFEKQVLPELNKRGIAVLGMKPLNGHGDAIKHGVVTAEEALRYAMSLPVTTTITGIDSLEVLHQNLQIAQNFKQFAESEMNALRERCQQDAADGRYELYKLSLKFDNPESRLAHGFPLDTQQSEVKDMLGAPQNTGHPFPEKQF, encoded by the coding sequence ATGTCCAAAATGTTCAGCGGAACTATTCCCCTTCGCAACTTCGGCCATTCTGACGACAAGATATCAATCCTCGGTTTTGGGGGGCATCACCTCGGGGACGCCCCCGACGAAAAGACGGCCATCGAGATCATCCACCAGGCGGTGGATGGCGGAATCACCTTCTACGACAACTGCTGGGAGTATCGCAGGGGCAAGACCGAATTATGGATGGGCGCCGGTTTGAAGGGCCGCCGCGACAAAGTATTTTTGATGACAAAAACTTGCCCGCATGGCCGGGATGCCAGCCTCGCTTTGGCAATGCTGGAAGAATCGTTGCGGCGATTACAGACCGATCATCTCGACCTCTGGCAGGTGCACGGCATGGCTTTCGATAACGATCCCGAACTCTTCATTCGCAAGAACGGAGCGGCAGAGGCTTTGGAAAAAGCCAAGAAGGATGGCAAGGTTCGATTCGTTGGATTTACCGGCCATCAGAATCCGAAAGTCCATCTGGGGATGTTGCAGACGGGGTTTCCGTTTGATGCTGTACAGATGCCGCTCAATGCCTTCGACGCGAACTTTCGCAGCTTCGAAAAGCAAGTGCTGCCGGAACTGAATAAACGCGGCATCGCAGTGCTGGGAATGAAACCGCTGAACGGGCACGGGGACGCGATCAAACACGGGGTAGTCACGGCAGAAGAAGCCTTACGTTATGCGATGAGCTTGCCGGTGACCACGACGATTACCGGTATCGACAGCCTGGAAGTGCTCCACCAGAACCTTCAGATCGCGCAGAATTTCAAGCAGTTTGCGGAATCCGAAATGAATGCACTGCGGGAGCGCTGCCAACAGGACGCCGCCGATGGCCGATATGAACTGTATAAGCTCTCGCTGAAGTTCGATAATCCTGAATCCCGCCTGGCTCACGGCTTTCCGCTCGACACCCAGCAATCCGAAGTCAAGGACATGTTGGGAGCGCCGCAGAATACAGGCCACCCATTTCCGGAAAAGCAATTTTAG